The Macaca thibetana thibetana isolate TM-01 chromosome 19, ASM2454274v1, whole genome shotgun sequence genome has a segment encoding these proteins:
- the TNFAIP8L1 gene encoding tumor necrosis factor alpha-induced protein 8-like protein 1 has translation MDTFNTKSLALQAQKKLLSKMASKAVVAVLVDDTSSEVLDELYRATREFTRSRKEAQKMLKNLVKVALKLGLLLRGDQLGGEELALLRRFRHRARCLAMTAVSFQQVDFTFDRRVLAAGLLECRDLLHQAVGPHLTAKSHGRINHVFGHLADCDFLAALYGPAEPYRSHLRRICEGLGRMLDEGSL, from the coding sequence ATGGACACCTTCAACACCAAGAGTCTGGCTCTGCAGGCGCAGAAGAAGCTCCTGAGTAAGATGGCATCTAAGGCAGTGGTGGCCGTGCTGGTGGATGACACCAGCAGCGAGGTGCTGGACGAGCTGTACCGTGCCACCAGGGAGTTCACGCGCAGCCGCAAGGAGGCCCAGAAGATGCTCAAGAACCTGGTGAAGGTGGCCCTGAAGCTGGGGCTGCTGCTGCGCGGGGACCAGCTGGGCGGGGAGGAGCTGGCGCTGCTGCGGCGCTTCCGCCACCGGGCCCGCTGCCTGGCCATGACGGCCGTCAGCTTCCAGCAGGTGGACTTCACCTTCGACCGGCGCGTGCTGGCCGCCGGGCTGCTCGAGTGCCGCGACCTGCTGCACCAGGCCGTGGGCCCCCACCTGACCGCCAAGTCCCACGGCCGCATCAACCACGTGTTCGGCCACCTGGCCGACTGCGACTTCCTGGCCGCGCTCTACGGCCCCGCCGAGCCCTACCGCTCCCACCTGCGCAGGATCTGCGAGGGCCTGGGCCGGATGCTGGACGAGGGCAGCCTCTGA